Part of the Zingiber officinale cultivar Zhangliang chromosome 8A, Zo_v1.1, whole genome shotgun sequence genome, GCCATCGAGCTCCTTGCTCCACTTAATCCAAGCATCTACCCCTCAAACACACTGTTTCTACGATTGCATGTGCACTGTCCGAGTACCCACACACTTGATGCACtatattaaatcataatttagtACATAAACCATATTGTTAACacataaaaaaaaacttggtGTAACCCAACCACAATGTAGGAGTCATTTCCCCAACACATTTTACTTGGAAATTTCTTGGCATTAGTGTTTCTAGGGCTTGGTCACTTAGTTTCGGCATTTGGTGCATGAAGAATGCATTTTATCTGTGGGTTTAGTGTTGTGATACTAGCTCAGATATAATGGGTTAACAATCATGTTTCAATAACATGTCTTTGTTAATTTCCTCCATGATATGTTAAAGAtctgatctatttttttttttaaaaaaaataaataaataaacaaataaaatgttcctcaaaatttaaatattaggAATCTTGTAAAGATAACTGTGATGCTTTTAAAACAATGCGACCTCCGTATTGCTATAACTTTCGAACAGTATATATGTCAAAGACCTATGTGCCAATCTCATGGACAGAAATGATATTTGGCTTTATAAATTTATCTTGCAAATCTCCTTCATTCAGTTTGCTTAAAGGTCACAGTTTTCCTGGCAGTTTTGCTGACTAGGAAATCTGAGCCTCCAAATGTTCATGCGACTCACTCAAGAAATGGAAAGAAGCTACTCCCAAAATGATCCTGGAAATGAACACACAAGCAGTTTGTTTGAAGTAATTGTGAATATTGTATATGGATGTTCTAGAAGGACTTATCTCTTTACAGCTCCATCAAGGTAACAATAAAAGCTCCTTACTCCACAGACAGAGGTTAGAAGTTATGGAAGAACAGCAGACAATGCAAATCTACAGAAGACAAATATCTCGTTGTCAACTACTTCAAGTGCACCATCTGATGCTCAAGGTTCTATTTCTGGAGCTTGAGCCACAGATTCTGCAAGAGTTGCAAAGTTTACAAAGGAACTTTCTAGACAAGTTGggtataaagattttttttttctcggtCTTTGCACCCCTTTTGTTTTGATTTTGCCAATTTAAAAAGAACATCCCGATGTACGAAGCTCCCGTCAATGCGAGGTCCTGGAAAGGGTCTATTTTGGTTCTGCCAATTTccttataaaaatttatcttacTAGCTCTTATTTTGTGTTAATAATTATTGAATTTTTCCCTTTTCACTCCTTAATTGTATTTTACTTGCTCAATGTTTAACCTTGTATTTGTTGAGAGCAATTGCAagcattttttattaaaaaaaatatgtaagctaagcattttaattttaaagatttgTGATGCATGTGCCAAGGTAAAAATTTCCTTGATTGTGTCAATTTTAATGAGTTATGACAGAATAGTAAACTAGAAGGGGAGAATTGACGCAACGGTAAAAGTCGGggggttgggggggggggggcgaatttaataaattaaaaaaactaataCAACACAAAATGTATAATAAAAGTCATATATTAACTTCATATGTTTTTACAATATCACTCTCCGAGATTTCATACTTTGAAAATGCTGATTAATAGCTTCATTATCAACGTTATCAAACACATCTCGCTTAATATATGATATCAAACAATCATTTACCATATCATCTTCCAACCGATTTTGAAGTGAGGTTTTAATTATTTTCATTGTTGAAAACACTCTCTACAGTTGCAGTTGCAACTGGTAATAGCAATGCTAACTTTAAAAGTAAATATATCAAAGGATACAATTGATGTTTCTTCAATTGAGCCATCCTTTTAGCAAGTTGGCTAATCCCCACAACCTCAGAGAATTGATTGCTACTCCGCatatcaaaaataaagttatcaagTTGGTGCCAAGATGCATTAACTCTATCTGGGAAACATCAATTGGATAAAATTGAGCAAACTAAAGAAATTTTCTCTTATCATAAGTAGATAATGAATTTGATGGATCAAGACAAGTCATACATAACAACAACTCCGTGTTTATCTCGTTAAAGCGACTGTTCAACTCTTGAAGTTGCAAATCTATCATTTCATAAAACGTTTTTCAGCACAATAATAGTGAAGATTTGTCTTTCCTTCATTATTTCGTCGTGAACTTCCATAAAAGACGAACAAATCTTTCATGTGTGGAGTGACTACCTCATatttaacataaaataaaaaaacttcaTTCAATAACAAATCCCAACCATCATAGTTTACAATTGATGTTTGCTGATCTTACAAGAATCATGGCATTTACGATGTCTTGATCTTTTCTTTGCAAAGCTTGCGACAAATCATTCGTGACTCCCAAGATATTCTTCATTAAGTGtatttgaatataaattcatACTTTCCAATCAATTCCAACAGATTGTTTGCTTGCGCCCTTTGCTTGTGATCTTTTCCCTCCTCTTCAACAAATAAAAGGACATTAATAACGGAAGGATACAAGCATATCAAACTCAACAATGTATTTTAATGTAAACCCAACATGTGCTCCCAGCTGTTTTTAATGTCTTATCTTGATTCATACCTCGTCCAGTGAAGATACCACCATTACAAATTCCTTTAATTACTTTTTCAAATTGTTTTTCACGAAGTATGTCTCTTCGCTTGCATGACGCTCCAACAATATTGTTCAAAACAATGAACATAATAAGCAAACTTATTCTCCATCATAATTAAACTTTTTAAGCCATTGGGTTCTCCTCTCATATTGCTAGCTCCATTGTATCCTTGCCCTCGTAAATTAGATATAGATAATCCATATTGGCACAACAAAGAATCAATAGCAGTCTTAAGTGATAAGGCAGTAGTGTTGCTTACATGTATAATGCCTAGAAAGCGTTCAACAATATTTCCCCTTTCATCTACAAATCGTAAAGCAACTGTCATTTGTTCTTTAACAGATACATCACGAGCTTCATCAACTAATATAGTAAATAATTCATCACCAAGATCTTCAAGAATAGAATTTGTGGTTAAATATGCAATGGATCTGATAATATCTTGTTGAATATCAGGCGATGACATTTTGAGATTTGAGGGAGCATTGTCCAGTGCAACTTTATTGATATCCTCATTATGATCAGCCAGAAATCTTAACAGTTCAAGAAAATTACCATGATTGAGTAAGTCTGTTGATTCACAAAATGATAATCATTGCCACATAAGAAATCTTATGCAATCAATTGATGTTGTCAACGAACACAATAATTGGCAGCTATTTGACTAGACTAATTGACCAAACAAGTTTCAATATGTTgtttttgattcattaagtcataAGCTGTCATCATACACTTGTTGTGAAAACCACTTTGATTTCCAACATGTTTAtgaaatttttctttctttctccaatTTTTAAATTTCTCAGTAACAAAAGAATCACCATCTGTTTGACTACCACGATCCACTTtgaataaatagcaataaagacAGAAGGTCGCATCTTTTGCAATGTTGTATTCTAGCCAATTAGGATAAAGACTAAACCATATAGCTCGAAATCTTCGTTTCTCCTTTGGATAAGAACGCCAAGGAAATTCATATTTCTTAGGCTGAAACGGATCTTTTTGCAAATAGTAACGTCGAACAATCTCTCTTTCATTCACATTATACTCGAGGATGTTCTTTCTTAGCCTAGGATCACTAGGATACTCATTTGAGTCAGCATAAGAAGGAGGTGGTGGAGGAGGCGGAGAAGGAGTAGGTGGTGGAGGGGAGATGCCTTTTTTGAAGTAGGTTCATCTTGTATTTTCTTAAAATACCTCAACATTGTTATTTCACCTAATTTATCATCAACATAATATTTTAGAAACATGATCACCTAATTTAATGACTATTTTTTTCCAACAATTCAAAAACAAATAACAAACGAAATTGATAGAACTTACTTGAGAGTTAATGATCTCTTATTTTTCACACATATTGGTAGAGGTACtaagtcaaatgtttacattataAAGGCATACTTTTCTAGTTATATGACTATCCAATTTTAATTCTTATTCTAAAGATGATTCGTTCCATATTGGTCCATAAGTTATTTACATATCTGCAGAAAAGTTGCCAGAGTTTTCTTGGAGTGGTGTACCGCCATCTATGAGACATAATATATGGAGACTTCTTCTGGTATTTGTTTACCCTTTTCAAGTTTTATCATAACTTTGCGTAATTATTTGTAGTATAATTTGAAATAGAATTCTGATTTTATCGGGGGAATACATATTTTTTAGTCAACAGAATAGGCAGGTTAACTTTTTTGAACAGCTAAAAAGACTATTCTGTTCCTTCAACTATTTATCATGGCTCATACCTGTTATTTGAACATTGTTCTTCTGATAAAAGGTGACTAAGCTATTGTTAAATTAGCATTCCTTAAGGatcacttcttgttaattcctGATCATTGGTATGCAACATATTGTACTAGCCATCTCCTGCTTATTTAGTTTTATTGTAAGATTTTGCCACCGTCAACTTTGTCCCCAATGAATTTCATTTTAACCTTATTCTTGGACCTTGCATAATCAACCCATTATAGCTTGATCCTTCTGAAGTAGAAAATCTCAGGTGTATAATGTTTATCAGACTAGAATGTAGAATTGCACTAATCAAGAACATCTGCCATCTATAAACTTTTGTGTCTCGTGTAAATGATGTTCAATGAACATGCTGAACATGTAGATGTAATTTATGATAAGTAAAGGAAATCTCAAGATAATGCCAAGATGTTTAGCACTATATGTGCTTCTAATctctaataaataattaaaatgaataaaataagaaaatttagacAACCAAAAATGTTATGCAAGAAATTAAGCTTTGCACACAATCCCATGTGACAATAGGAGACAAGAGAGGAATGCAAGCTCGAGAATAGTTTTTAGTGATGTGTCTTCTGATTTATCCGCAACCTATTGGCTATTACAACAATTTTGAGGAGGGTCTCATTATATAATCCCTCAGCATGAAATAGATTAATAGTATTGTAAGGTACTCACTTTTAGATTAGTAGTATTGCGAGGTAATCATTTTCAGGAGCTCAAATTTAAACCTTTGTAATGCCTTCTGGCCTTAGGGGCATCTCTATTATAATCCCACATGGAATAAGCGTCCAAGGGATTAAGATAAACTCAACCATATGGATTTGGAGCAATCCTTTAAGGGTTAGTCTTGTAAGAATTCATCTTTTATTTATTCCTTGCTCTTATTCTGCCTTGCCCCTTGCAAGCCATGCCCCTGTAGGTCAGTGAACTTTCCACCCCTCTTctttttcctcctcttcctcttctttccttCTTGCTCTTTGTTGCAGTGACGAACACCATTTGTTGGCACTATATGAAATGACATGAAATTATTTCGTTTTGGCTGGGGACTGAAATTTCAACTCAAaacaagattttaaaccttggctTGGTCCCTAAAGATTGAAAGAAATTACTCATTTTCATAGAACTCTGTGATGCCTACTTTGAGCCTTGAATATTGAAAGGGATTATCAACCTTATTGTAAGAAGCCTACTAAGAACTCTAGCTAGTCAAGTTACGCTAAACATGCTCAATCAAGAAGTATTTCAGAGAGTTTAAAAAACTCTTCGCCTGTGCAATAACCTTGACCGTCACCTATGAGGTATATCATTTTATCTTCCaagtttctgttggtgcaatcgatctagattttgatcggtacgatcatagttttgatgtgtgtgttaaaaagtttaagttaggttcacccttgtatttgatatgtgtatttgagttgtgcaggtttgtaggatacacatgcgactcaggttgatggctttgggtccggtgaaggatgaagcatccgagggaccgtggacaaggcatcgaggacaagggccgagggaagtgacttcgaggcatacgcgaaggatgacattggggacgagccgcggacttaaatgcatccaagggacgagagccaaaggaagtaggcttgaaggcaagaggttaaagctacaaaggaagcgtcaaatgagtcgtaagggtgagagtacgagtgcatgagaaattgtactcgaagtaaaatcctagttttagggttttactgtagcagtactgtagcagtcgactgcatgttttagcagtcgactggtaaatgaccgttggcatactgttggtgctccgaagtagtcgttggctacctccaacggtaacaccaatcgactgatggttttgccagtcgactggtgccgagatgagttgatatgatgatcaactctctcctcttatttataagaagctttggggcttgaaggaggttactcatgcttgttgaataactccttagcaattgtccaaagcttccaaaccattctcttcctcctaatctaagtcttcatcttgtaagaggaagagagctttgtgagaggttgtactccaccgagaaggagtaagagctagccggagattgccagggattgatccaccgaaggatcaagggttcgtccacctcaaggacacgccgtggagtaggagcaagcaatctccgaaccacgtaaaggatttgtgttagtGTTTGTGCTTTCTTGCTTGtttttattgtttttgtttagtatattccgctacgcactaacaccttgtagagaagaaagtaaattgggggtgacctagctatccaaccccccttctagccggccaccgatcccttacaattCCAACTACTTGGACCCCGTGCTTAGAGTGCATTTAGAGATAAGGACACACTACCGAGAGTATCTACCAAGTGCAGCCCCATTGACATGTATATATATGCCCAAGACATGGGAACCTCAAATACCTCAGTTGTGATAGCCAACCAATAATTGAAGCTCACCACTAACTATTTAATGTTTAACCAACACGGAGATGGCCGAATGATGCACAAGGGGCCTCACCTTCGACTATGACAAATTGTTTTCACTTGGCTATGAGTGCAAGCAATTTTTTATGCTGGATTAAGTGGATAAAGATAAGGAGACAAAAGAATCTCCTAAATACTTGCTAATGGTCATCTAGGGACTAGGAATTCCGAGTCtcaaatattttaagtttttgcCACTATCCACACACGTTTTAAAGCCTACATCGACTTAGGAAATATACAACTTCTTCAGTGAACAATTCGTCATCAACTAAAGCTAAGCTAACAGGAGATAAGGAGCTCAAATTCTCAGTTTTAATCGCTAATGAGAAATGACTACAAAGGATCACAAACTGCCCAAGTGTCCACACTACTATTAGATACTTcgatttccttatttttcttcatataaaatttgaaattgtATTAGGAACTAGATGGCGAGCATATTGGGTCTCATCCTCTTCGATTTCAACACCATGACTGCTGCTAAAATTAATATCACAAggaagtcaagataaactgagGGACCCCGACAATGGCTAAAATCACTTTATGGAAGAGAAacaaaaatatatgcaacaaaTGAAGACGTCTAATTACCTACTTCGAGAACCAAAGGGATCAATGTCAACCAAAGACATATCAAAGGAAGAAGGTAAGAAATCAAAATGGGAAGACAAACCTTGTGCTTAGGACAAGCAGAATCTCACAGGGAAGGAAATGTTATGATCCCATATATAAGTCTCCAAGGGATCAAGATAGATACAACAAGATAGACGTGGAATGATCTTCTAAGGGACCAATCCTAGGAGAATAAATCAAATAATGAATCACTGAATGATGAATTAGCCAATAAGTAGATTGAACCATTAGAGAAACTCCAGTTGAGAGTTTCTAAAAAGAGAGCAATTGCACCTTATAATCCGTATCAAATAGTAACAAGATTCTCTTCCCTCTTTTGCTTAATCTACCTCCCATGCCTTCTATCTTTTTCTCTGCGACTTTGATTCACTCCGACATTGCTCCACTGTTGCACCATTGTTTGTTGCTGAATCTTCCCTTCTTTCTCAGTACAGTTACTTTTCCTTGCAGTAGGTGTCTCCTGGAGGGAAAAAGAGAGCTCTCATAATCAACTTTAAACTAGACCTAAAGACATCTTGCCTTGGGACTCAATTCCTCACATATGCCCATAACTGTCTCCTCTTGAGATTACACTGTTAATCAATAGAGAAATCAACTCATCACTGTGCTGTGTTCTTTACCTTGATTTATAATGGATTATGCCAGGATTCACTTGGTTCCTTAATGGATACCGTGCACTTATAGGCAATTAGCATTCCTTAGCTTTCTCACATCATCATCCTGAAAATCCCTGGTTTTGCTATATGAGTCtttttctattgcatttatctatgAGATATCTATAATCATTCTCTGAAATATGTGAAATTTACACATCAGCTGAAAACAGGGATATGCACCGCCTAATTCTGATAGAAGGGATGGGATTTTGGCTAGAAAGGGACTTGAGTATGTTGAATGTGTCGCTCAATATTATGACATTCCTGACACTGAGAGGTCAGATGATGAGATCAACATGCTTCGCTAGGTTttacattcatttttttttttttcatatttttggaCATGGTTATCATGCTGTTTGCATTTGTAGTCTCAATCTTCATATTCTTTATTAACAGATCTATGTTGACTGCCCGAGAACGGTACCCAATTTTAGTTTCTTCCACCATGCTCAAATTCAGAAATCCTTGGAACGCATTCTTTATACATGGTTAGATTTAATGGTTGATTCTTTGTCAGAGTGGGACTTAAATTCCACATTCTTTCCTTTTATGTGATCATACCATTTATGATTCCCTGTGAATGTGCACATTTCTCCCGTGTTAAGTTGTAATAATTGTTTATGATCAACAATTTTTATTTGCTTCATGGTACACATTAACCTACCACTTTAGATGAACCTTGTTGACCAGTACTATCATACTTCATGGTAATATCTCTTGAATATGCTGCTAGGTTCATCTAATATCAGGATTAATTCTGACTCTTTATTGAAAAAATCTTTATTCACCAAGAAAATCATACTCGATGGTATGTCTTGAACATGTTTAGTTCATCTAATACTATGTGAATTTTATTGCTGTCACTTAAATTCTCTATATATACTTTAACCTTCCATGAAGCTAGTAGCTAGACTAGGATATGTATCAATTTGTCATATCACTTTCAACAACTTGATGCTCCTTTTGATATTCCACCAAAAAATCTAAGGTGACTACACTCTCCAATGGATCATATGTTTGTGGGGAATTATGAGGCCATTATAATAACAACTAATGAAACTCAGTGCTCATCACAAGCAGGGGTTGTGTGCCTCTGTGAGTGTTCTTCCATGCTTGCATGAATCACTTGGTTGTCACATAAGTTATTTGGATAACtaaaaattttatcaattcaTCAATGTTTAAAATAATAGGAGGGAAGTCTTTGTATATAGGTCGTACAATAACTCTTCTCCTAAGATACATGTCAAACTTTCAACAATGCTTTATTCAGACAGCCGGACTCTAAGACCAGATACCAACCTCTTAACTTATGGCTTGTCTACTTGAGAGGAAGGGAGCCAAAGTAAAGTTATGTTGAAAAGACTGATATAACCCTCCATCTCATAATAACAAAATCAAATGGCTAATTTTTCAATTTTCCTCATTTTCCCTCATTTCCTCTCTTATCAAGTAGACAAACAAGGGAAACTTCTCTCCTCTTCATTCCTTTCTGACGTAGCACAAACTATTGAATCCATTGATTTGTGCCCAAATACCGAAAGTAATCTTTTACAACCTATTAATTCGAAGAGGAATTCTAGGAAATAGGAAAAACTCGACGTTCCAAGTAGGAAACGACAGCTCAAAATAGTAATAATCAAAACAACTAAACAGGATGCTTATATAAACCCAAAAGCCTAATTGCAAGGCGAAAAtcccaaaaatatcctaaaacccaaaaatacaaaaatgactaaaaatagtaaaaaagatGTTTGGAGCCTCCGAAAAGGCCCAAAACGATGTTTTTTGGATCCGAAAGTTGGCCAGTTATGGGTTCCACCCGATAACAAATCTAAGGTGGCGTTTGctttagaggtttgggaatgaaggaatggattcattcccaaaccttgtgtttggttgatgggaattgAATCAAGATTTttgaatgaaacccaaaaacttgggtatggatgaaacccaccccctcccttgggttttgatggaatgagaatgagaattaagttttggacgaaaatacccttagtatatttgttcaatttttctttcatttcactctctccttattctctctcatcatactttctctctcattctatcatcatattttctctctcaatatgctttctttctcctcattctttctcatcacacattctctaccattttctctctcatcacccacactctctcatcattttctttctcttcattctctcctcatttttttcattatactttctctctcatcgtactttctctctcctcattttctctcatcacaaattctctactattttctctctgtattctctctcatcacacacactctcttatcattttctctctcttcattctctcctcatttttttcatcatactttctctctcctcaatctctcttaccatactctctctacattttctctcatcatactttctctctcttcattatctTTCATCACACCATAGTTAGCAAAAGCGCTCGCTTCGTTCGCTTAAGCACAAAGCGAAGCGAGGCGCAGCCCTTGCGCTTCCGAGAACGTGGAAGCGCAGCAGGTTGAAGAAGCGCGTGCGTCGCTGCGCTTCGCGCAGAAACGAGCGAAGCGCAGCTCTTCTGCGCGACCCTAAGATTTCTTTTTTGTTTTACATTTTATTTAAAGCCCTAATTAATCTCTTTAAACCTGTCTCTTCGTCTCCCACGGCTGTTTGTTGCGTTCGCTGCTGCTGCAACTAGACGGATTTGCCGTGGCTGCTTCGCTGCTGCTTCTTCACGCGTTGCCTGCAGGTAAGTTTTCAATTTCTGTTACTTAAATTCAGTTTGAAGCATCCTGGCCATTCTGCGATCGCCTCCGGCGGCGTCGCGGGATGCCTTCGGCGGCGTCGGAGGCGTCGCGGGAGGCCTCCGACGCCTCCAGCTGCGTCGCGGGAGGGCCCCGACGCCTCCAGCGGCGTCGCGAGAGGGACCCGACGCCTCCAGCGGCGTCGCGGGAGTTCTCCGACGCCGGAGGCTTCTTGCGACGCCGTCGAAGGCATCCCGCGACGCCTCTGGTGACGTCGGTGGCCTCCGGCGACGGCTCTGGCGGCGTCGCGGGCATTGCGATGGCATCGCGGTCGGACTCGCGTGAAACAGTGGAGgagaaaaagtttgattttattaaatcaaatttaaatatataaacgaaataaaaaaattgataaagtttattaattcatataaatttaatttaaagatataaaaaataaattaaaaatttaaaaaatttaataaattgcattaatttatataaatcagatttaaatatataaaaattatttaaaataaacaaaaatctaataaatattattaattctaATTTCTAAAtcagatttaattatttaaattttaattaaatgtatcaaaaatattttaaaaatctaataatcttattaattttaaactagatttaattatttaaaatttaaccttaatatttaaaaaaaaatctaataaactttattaattataaatcagatttaattatttaaacatataaaaaaatatatttaaaataaaaaatctaataaattcaattaatacatataaatcagatttaaatatataaaatatatatataaaataaaaatctaataaatattattagcaCATATACATCAGATTtaatcatttaaaatttaaatatataaaaaatatatgtaaaataaaaaatctaataaattttattaagacatataaatcagatttaaatatatatatatttaaaatttaaaattgtaattaattcgtataaatcagatttatattttgatattttttactgTTTTATATTGTTTTACTTATTGATTGTTTATTACTAATTGCAGTGCTCTTGGCTCTTGATTCTTGAGTTAACCATGTCAAATATAACAATTTCATCCACTCGAAAAGATATTGCTTGGAATTATGCAACATGTTTAGATTCTAAAAATCCAAATGTTGTCAGTTGTATTTTTTGTGGTAAAATAACAAACGGTGGAATTTATCGACACAAGTTACATTTAGTCGGGGGCAATAGAAATGTGAAAGCTTGCCCGAAATGTCCTGAgcatgttaaagaagaaattagagagtttATGCAAAAAAAGAATAATTTGAAGAATCAAATGGATGAAATTCCTCATTCTGATAATGT contains:
- the LOC122011146 gene encoding uncharacterized protein LOC122011146; its protein translation is MAVHHSKKTLATFLQICISPPPPTPSPPPPPPPSYADSNEYPSDPRLRKNILEYNVNEREIVRRYYLQKDPFQPKKYEFPWRSYPKEKRRFRAIWFSLYPNWLEYNIAKDATFCLYCYLFKVDRGSQTDGDSFVTEKFKNWRKKEKFHKHVGNQSGFHNKYLLNHGNFLELLRFLADHNEDINKVALDNAPSNLKMSSPDIQQDIIRSIAYLTTNSILEDLGDELFTILVDEARDVSVKEQMTVALRFVDERGNIVERFLGIIHVSNTTALSLKTAIDSLLCQYGLSISNLRGQGYNGASNMRGEPNGLKSLIMMENKFAYYVHCFEQYCWSVMQAKRHTS